The following is a genomic window from Victivallis lenta.
CGCTTTTTAGGACAGCTGATTTACAACAAAGGGGGGCTACTTTTGAGAATTGGTGTGAAATAGATGAAAATGAGGGGGCGTAATCAGAAAATTACGCCATTTTGAAAATTGTTAGGACAGGTGTGATTTTTTCATATTTTATCAGCAGTACTCTGGAGTTAACTTCAGAGATGTCTGCTTATTTAAATCGCATTGATGTTTATTCTGTATTAGGAGAGGAACAATTGATTTATCAAGGGGATATCTTAACAGAAAAAAATGCTGAAAAGATATTCCCCATTATAATGAAAGCAGATACGATTTCTGAAAATGCAGTCCAAGAACTCCAAAAAGCTAGTTCATTTAGATGGAGAACATTTGGTCTGGGAGTCTTGCCTGCCAAAAGGATTGAAACCCTACTACTCAGAAATAATTTCTCACTATCTCGAGAGAATTATACTGAACTAAAAGCAAAGTTGCCGAATAGCCAAATCAGACTTGTGGAACAAAATGCCTCAAGTTTTTTATCCGTGTATCCCTCATTGCCTATTGAGAAAAATGACTGGAGTTTGATACTGAAATCTCGATTGAAAGATGAAATAAAAGAAGAGATCATTAAACGTGAATACGAGCAATTATTGCCTATTCATTCGTGCATTGTAGCAATACGCCCTATTGTGGAAAATTCCTATCGAAAGCATTGGCATGTCGATATAATAGTGGCTTGTCTTCCTTTTATGACAAATGACATTGCATTAAAAATAGGCCTTTTTCATTTAAGAACAAGAAATTTTGACAAGTCAGAAAGCAGAAAAATTATTAAATCTTTACCGCTGCCATATTGTAAATTGGCTCAACCGAGTGCGAAACCTTGCTTGCCCAATGATTCTTGCTCAAAATTTTTACTAAAATATATTGAAGATTGGGATATTATAAGCACTGTAAATGATACAGATAAGAAGACAATAAAAGTAACGATGAGAACAAAAAAGCAGTTTGATTTGTTAAAGTAAAGATAATAAAAATATTTCAGAGGAATGGCACCTCCTGCAAGAAGTAATTCTTGTGCAAAATTTGTGCAAAATAACCTTGAAATGTTATGGCGAATCATCTATATTTACAATAAATCACAGGGATGCTGTTTGAGCTCGCTTTGATGGATTTGTTGCGGGATTGTTCAGGCTCATAACCTGAAGGTCAATGGTTCGATTCCATTCCCCGCTACCATTTTTTCAGCTCAGAAATGCCGAGAGAGCAACTGAAAAATGGCAAAGTCACAGGGGCGGCACTTTTCTTCATTATCCACCGGATACAAAACGCCATCCTGTTCGATGTGCAGATCTATTCCCGCCTAGTCGAACTCCCGACAGAAACAGAATGTCGGACGCTTTCTCGAATTCCAATCGCTTTTCAGGATTTCCGCGGAATACATGTTTCAATAAGCTGATGTTTTTCAGAAAGCCGTTTTGCTAGTTCAGACAACCGGCAGACTTGCCGAACAGTACATTCCGCTCTTATCGAAAAGCTCTTTGGGATTACGGTGAATGTGTTCGCCGCTGACCCGGGAGTGCAAACTGATTCCTGCGGCAGGCTTGCAGTTCACCTCAGTCAGGAATGAATTTGCCTGAGAGGCTTTTGATTGTCCGGATGAAGCTGAATGCCTGGAATGATGTTGAGATTTTTCTTCAAATCAATGGGCAAGGCTCGAACCGGAGATATATCGCATGGGATTGCGCCAATCATTGCAGGAATAAATGCCGGAGTGAATGGCGTGTTGCATTTCTTCCAACAGTTTGCGCATCATTTGCGTATGGTCACGCATCATGGAATCAAGTTGTAACGAGCTTCCCTCCATAAATTTTATGCGATCAACGGTTAGGATCCGATAATCCTTTCCGGGAAGATATCCCCGGTCAAACATTGTTCCGATCAATCTGGAGGAGAGGAGCCGGGTTGAGGTGAAGTAGAGCTTTCCCGGCATCAGCTCGTTTTCAAATCCGATTTCCTCTGTTCCGAATGCTTTGCGGTAGGGCAGGAGAATATCTTTTTCAACTGTAACCTGAAATTGCCTGCAGCCGGAATGAAAACCGAGATATTTCAAACGGTTCTGCTCCGATTCCTGAAAACCGAGATAAGTTACAGGCATATTTTGACCGGCAAGAATTTTTGCCGCCAGCATGCAGGAGTGGAAGTGATCAATTCCGACAGCCGGAAAGATTCCGGGCAACGGCGAATAGTCCCAGAAAATCAGCGGAATTCCCTGTATTTTCAATTCAATAAATGCCGGAAGCAGCTCCCGTACAAAGTGGGGATAGCAGAAGATACCCTCAAACTCCTCATGAATCAATTGCAGAATCAATTCATTCTGTTTTGATGACTCTTCCGGCATATTGAATATTGTGATGTTCTGCGCATATTCCGGCGCGAGATTGAAAAGCAGCCCTACATAGAAGTCCTCGGAAGCGCAATTGGATTCATTCCGCTCCCAGCACAATGCGATTTTGTAGAGCTTTTCCGCGGCAGGTTTCCCCTGGCGCACAAAATAGCCATTGCCGCGAAAGCATTCAAGCAGGCCGCTTTCGACCAGCTGCTGAAGCTTCTTGTGAATCTGACTTTGGGGAACGTGGAATTCCGCTGCCAGCTTCCGTTCGCTTGGAAGACGCTTTCCAGCGGGATAATGTCCCTGTTCAATTTTTTCCTGCAGTATTTCCAGCATAGTATTTCCTGAAAGCAGACTTTCTCGTTCTTTCATATTATATCATTACTCTTCTACTTGTCAATAACTGATACATCAATTTATTTTTTGATTTTTTTATGTGTACCTCTTGACAAAGAAGATATTTTTTGGTATAATTGTTTTAAATACAAAAATCAGTTTTTAATATATAAAATCAATTTCAGGAGGGGAAAGGTGATATGAAACTATCGGTTTTTACAGATGAAACAGGTCTCGACTTGGAAAAAGCGATTCCGCTGATCAGAAAATGGGGATTGAACTATGTGGATCTGCGCAGCAGAATTTTTCAACGCCCGATAGAAAAGCTCACGGACGAACAACTTGCGGATGTGAAAAAACTGCTTGATGCCAATGGCCTGAAGGCAGCCTGCATTCAATCGTCTCTGGGGAAGGTGCATTTGCCTGACAAAGAGCGCCTGAAGGAAGAAAACGAGAAGCTGGATCGAATCATTGCCGCATCGCAAATTCTGGAGTGCAACCTGGTTCGTTCCTTCTTTTTCTGGCAGCCGCCGGACGGGCAGGAGAAAGCCGGAATTGGCGAACTGGCGGTTCGTCCGGATGTACTGGCGCAGGTAATGGAACTTTTTCTGCCTTTTGCGGAAAAAGCCCAAAAGGCCGGATTGCTTTTCGCATTTGAAAATTGCGGCTGTACCAAGGAAGAGTGTTTCAGGATGATTGAGGCGCTGGATGTCCCCGGCTGGGGATTCGCCTGGGACCCGAAAAACAGCTGGATGCATGATAAGGCGGAGCGGGAAAATGATTTGGATGCATATTGCAGAAAAATAGCGGAACGAACCAACTGCGTACATGTGAAATCGACCGGCAGTATCTGGTTTTCCGATAATTTCGATCCGATTCCTTATGAAAAGATATTCAGTGTGCTGGAAGAAGCCGGATTCAACGGGCCGGTCAGTCTGGAAACACATAACTTCAACCCCGATCTCGCCAATGCGGAAGCGTGCGAGCAGGTGCTCGAAGTTGTCCGGAAGGCGTGGCCGTCCGCGGCGGCGGGGGCTCAGCAGGAACGATGTTCATTGACTCCTGCAGCCGCAGTCCGCGATTATGCCGGAAATCCGGTCCGTTTCGGGGTTGTCGGTCTGGGGATGGGTCATAACCGGGCAAGCGAGATGGCCGAAATTCCCGGAATCCGGCTGGTGCAGGTCTGCGATCTGCGGGAAGATCGCCGCAAACGGACTTCGGAAGCGTTGCACGTACCGGCCACGCCGGATTTTTCGGAAATGCTGGGCAATCCGGAGATAGAAGCGGTCATGATAATGAATGAAACCGGCCGCCATGCGGAGCTGGCGCTTCAGGCGCTGAACGCCGGGAAACACGTTTTGCTGACCAAGCCGATGGAGATGAGCCTGAACAGTTGTGATGAAATGATTGCACTTGCGAAAGAGAAGAACCTTCTGCTGGCGCTGGACCACTGCCGCCGTCTGCGTCCTTCGGTACAGTCGCTCAAGGCGGCGCATGAGGCAGGCTTCTTCGGCCGTCCGCTGAGTGCGTCGGTCACGCTCAAGGTGAACAGGACCATGGACTATTTTCGTGAGAACGGCGGCTGGCGCGGCACCCGCGAACTTGACGGCGGCGTGCTCTGCAACCAGACCATCCACCATCTTGATGAACTGCTTTTCATCTTCGGCATGCCGGAGGCGGTCCGTTGCGACACCTGGACGCAGACCCATGAAATCGAGATGGAGGACCTCGGGCTGGCGGTCTGGAAATATGCCGGCGGCATGATCGTCAACATCTGCGCAACCACCAGCTATCCACAGGCGAGCTGGTACTATCAAATGGAGATTCACGGTACCAAAGGTGCATACATTCACCGCGAGGGAGGCGCGGAGAAAAAACCGGAAAGTCTGTATTTCCAGAACAACAACTGGACAAAAACGGCCCCTGATCCCCGCGAATGCGCGTGGCTGAATTCCATGGATAATTTTGCATCCGCATTGCGATGCGGAACCCCGTTGCTGACTACGCCGCAGGAAGGGAGAAATGCGGTCCGCATGATCAATGCCATGTACGAATCAGCATACGAAAAGAACGGCGGCTGGATGCGTATTTGAACAACAACATATTCGGATATATAGATTTACAGGGAGAAAGCTGCAATGTAATTTTGACAGATTTTCCAGAGAAGTTTGGCCGCGTTTATCGTGATGACTATGTCGTTACCATCGCTTATTGCAACGGAAGCAATAGGCATTCTGGCGGGGAAAGGGATCGGAACACCTGATCTTTCAACGGTATTCCGTATCGTGCATCGCGGGGTACGCGGCGAATTTTCCAGTCAACGGCACAAAGCGTTTCCTGCTGTAGCGGAATGCAAAGGGAATTCAATGTCGGCCAAAGGCACTTGGGTGCTTCCGGAGGACAAGATTTCAGTTGAAGTTCGACTTTTCCGCCAAGCTGAGCAAGAGCGCTGATGCAGGGAGTTTTACCTGCAAGCTGGAGGCGCCGTGCCCGGTACCGACTCAAATGCTGATGCTCCAATTCGAACTACCGGAATCAGAGATGGTGGACAAGGAAATCCTGTTTGAAGGCGCAGAACCGGTAACGCTTCCGGAAATCTCTGCAAACTATCGAGTTACCGAAAGGAAACAGGTGCGAAAGCTCTCTCTCCCTTTGCATGATGGCCGGATGGAAATCATCCTGTCACGTCCGATTGACGTCGCGGTAAATGATAACCGCAACATCGGGTTTTGTCCTGTTTTGTACAATATTGAATAATATTTTGCTTTTATTTGATTTATTTCTTGTCTTCATTGTCCTTCTGTTTCATAATATTGTATAATTCTGATCGATAATATCATTATACACGGAGGCTGTAAAATGGCGATGTTACCCCGGCAGCAGGTGGCGGATGCGCTGCTGCATCGCATTTCCACCGGGCAACTCCCTCCCGGCCAACGGCTGCCGACGGAGCTGGCGCTGGCGGCGGAATTCAGCGTGTCGCGCGGAACTGTGCGCAGCGCGCTTCAGGTGCTGGCGGAGCAGGGGGCGGTCGAGCTTCAGCGCGGCGTCGGCTGCTTTGTCCGCTCGACCGCGAAAACGGCGGAGCGGAATCTGATCATGTTTCTGCACCCGCAGACGGACGAACTCACTTCCCGCATGGTCAGTGGCATGGAGAGCCGCGCCTCCGAATTCGGTTGCGAGCTCGGCATCGGCTCGATTTCCGCCGGAGTCGAATCGGCGTGGCAATTCGCCGCCAAATTGAAGTTTGAACGGGTTCGCGGCATCATTTTCATTCCGTATATCCAGCCGAACTATTATGATGTCAACAGCCGGCTGCTCGATCTCTTTGAATTCTGCAATCTGCGTTATGTGGTGATCGATACGCCGATTGCCTGCAACGGCGTCATCCGCGGCGATTTCGTCGGCAATGATGGTTATACCGCGATGCGGCAGGTGGTCCGGGCCCTGATTGAGCGCGGTCACCGGCGGATTGGCAGCATCCGGGTTTTCGCCGGGGTCTATTCGAGCGACCAGCGTTTCCGGGGTATTGTCGACGAGCTGAATGCCGCCGGTTTGCCGGTTTCTCCGGAGCTCCATCGGGTGATCGATGATGTGCCGTTGCCGGAGCAGGGGCGCGCGCAGATCCACGATATTCTCAGGCTCTCTTCGCCGCCGAGCGCGGTGATCGCCAGCCACGATTTGCTGGCGCTCAATGTATTCGACGAGCTGCGTCGGGTGGGGCGCCGGGTGCCGGAGGATCTGTCACTCTTTGGCTTCGATGATCTTTATTTCACGGCTCCGCTGGAAATCTCCACCGTCCGGCAACCGCAGTACGCCATCGGCCGGCGCGCGGTGGAGTTTCTGCTCAATCCCGCCGCCGCCCGCCGTCAGGAGTTCCTGCCGTGCGAAGTCGTGATCCGCAACAGCGTTTCCCCATATTATCTTATCAAGGAGGCATGATTCATGAACCGCAAACACTTCACGCTGATCGAACTATTGGTTGTTATAGCAATCATTGCAATTCTTGCGTCAATGCTGTTGCCGGCATTGAACAAAGCCCGGGACCGAGGCAAGACAATCAGCTGTGTAAATAATTTGA
Proteins encoded in this region:
- a CDS encoding GntR family transcriptional regulator, with amino-acid sequence MLEILQEKIEQGHYPAGKRLPSERKLAAEFHVPQSQIHKKLQQLVESGLLECFRGNGYFVRQGKPAAEKLYKIALCWERNESNCASEDFYVGLLFNLAPEYAQNITIFNMPEESSKQNELILQLIHEEFEGIFCYPHFVRELLPAFIELKIQGIPLIFWDYSPLPGIFPAVGIDHFHSCMLAAKILAGQNMPVTYLGFQESEQNRLKYLGFHSGCRQFQVTVEKDILLPYRKAFGTEEIGFENELMPGKLYFTSTRLLSSRLIGTMFDRGYLPGKDYRILTVDRIKFMEGSSLQLDSMMRDHTQMMRKLLEEMQHAIHSGIYSCNDWRNPMRYISGSSLAH
- a CDS encoding Gfo/Idh/MocA family oxidoreductase, encoding MKLSVFTDETGLDLEKAIPLIRKWGLNYVDLRSRIFQRPIEKLTDEQLADVKKLLDANGLKAACIQSSLGKVHLPDKERLKEENEKLDRIIAASQILECNLVRSFFFWQPPDGQEKAGIGELAVRPDVLAQVMELFLPFAEKAQKAGLLFAFENCGCTKEECFRMIEALDVPGWGFAWDPKNSWMHDKAERENDLDAYCRKIAERTNCVHVKSTGSIWFSDNFDPIPYEKIFSVLEEAGFNGPVSLETHNFNPDLANAEACEQVLEVVRKAWPSAAAGAQQERCSLTPAAAVRDYAGNPVRFGVVGLGMGHNRASEMAEIPGIRLVQVCDLREDRRKRTSEALHVPATPDFSEMLGNPEIEAVMIMNETGRHAELALQALNAGKHVLLTKPMEMSLNSCDEMIALAKEKNLLLALDHCRRLRPSVQSLKAAHEAGFFGRPLSASVTLKVNRTMDYFRENGGWRGTRELDGGVLCNQTIHHLDELLFIFGMPEAVRCDTWTQTHEIEMEDLGLAVWKYAGGMIVNICATTSYPQASWYYQMEIHGTKGAYIHREGGAEKKPESLYFQNNNWTKTAPDPRECAWLNSMDNFASALRCGTPLLTTPQEGRNAVRMINAMYESAYEKNGGWMRI
- a CDS encoding GntR family transcriptional regulator, translating into MAMLPRQQVADALLHRISTGQLPPGQRLPTELALAAEFSVSRGTVRSALQVLAEQGAVELQRGVGCFVRSTAKTAERNLIMFLHPQTDELTSRMVSGMESRASEFGCELGIGSISAGVESAWQFAAKLKFERVRGIIFIPYIQPNYYDVNSRLLDLFEFCNLRYVVIDTPIACNGVIRGDFVGNDGYTAMRQVVRALIERGHRRIGSIRVFAGVYSSDQRFRGIVDELNAAGLPVSPELHRVIDDVPLPEQGRAQIHDILRLSSPPSAVIASHDLLALNVFDELRRVGRRVPEDLSLFGFDDLYFTAPLEISTVRQPQYAIGRRAVEFLLNPAAARRQEFLPCEVVIRNSVSPYYLIKEA